One Vicia villosa cultivar HV-30 ecotype Madison, WI linkage group LG5, Vvil1.0, whole genome shotgun sequence genomic window, gagttgatttagccttctggagatcagggacagttcatcttcttcttcagattctgattcttcaggatcttcttctctggcctgaaaagcgttagtgcatttcttgatatttgattttaatgcaatagacttacctttcttttgaggctcatttgcgtccagctctatttcatgacttctcaaggcgctgataagctcttccagagaaacttcattcagattctttgcaatcttgaatgcagtcaccataggaccccatcttctgggtaagcttctgatgatcttctttacgtgatcagccttggtgtatcccttgtcaagaactctcaatccagcagtaagagtttgaaatcttgaaaacatcttttcaatgtcttcatcatcctccatcttgaaggcttcatacttctggattaaggctagagctttagtctccttgacttgagcatttccttcatgagtcattttcaaggactcatatatgtcataggccgtttccctgttagatatcttctcatactcagcatgagagatagcattcagcaaaacagttctgcatttatgatgattcctgaaaagcttcttttgatcatcattcatttcttgccttgacagcttcacgccactggcatttactggatgtttgtaaccatccattagaagatcccatagatcaccatctagacccagaaagtaactttccagtttatctttccagtattcaaagttttcaccatcaaataccggcggtctagtataaccattgttaccgttgtattgctcagcagagccagatgtagatgcaggtgtatttgtcggagtttcaccagccatcttttagatgaagcgtttttctcttcctgaatcttttctaaacacggttaagtgcttgcaccttagaaccggcgctctgataccaattgaaggatagaaaaacacttagaaagggggggattgaataagtgtgactttaaatcttgggcgataaaaataaattgcacaattatttttatcctggttcgctgttaacgaagctactccagtccacccccgcagagatgatttacctcaacctgaggatttaatccactaatcgcacggattacaatggttttccacttagtccgcaactaagtcttccagagtcttctgatcacacactgatcactccaggaacaactgcttagataccctctaagacttttctagagtctactgatcaacacggtcactctaggcttagttcactcctaagacttccctagagtattctgatcaacacgatcactctagttacaaactgctcagccaactgctaagacttcctagagtatactgatcacacgatcactctagttccttacaacttaatgtaatctattcaagagtttacaaatgcttcttaaaagcgataatcacaactgtgatatttctcttaacgtttaagcttaatctcactaaaatattacaacagcaatgtagtgagttgatgaagattctgagctttgattgaacagcgtttcagcaagtttgatattcacagaatagatgtagaaattggtaaccttgcttctcatcagaacttcatatttataggcgttgagaagatgaccgttgaatgcatttaatgctttgcgtgttccgtacagcattgcacttaatgttatacgcttttgtcaactacctcgagccttgttcacgctgtgtctactgacgtagcctttagtagcttttaacgttccttttgtcagtcagcgtagtctgccacctgtacttccttctgatctgatgtttgtgaatactacgtttgaatatcatcagagtcaaaacagcttggtgcatagcatcttctgatcttctgaccttgaagtgcttctgagcgtgataccatcttctgatcttcagtgcttctgatctcatgttcttctgatgcttccatagacccatgttctgattctgcttcgaccatcttctgatgtcttgccagaccatgttctgatgttgcatgctgaaccatttgagatacaacttctgagcgctgaattatgcgtactctttatatatatttcctgaaagggaaattgcattggattagagtaccatattatcttaagcaaaattcatattattgttatcatcaaaactaagataattgataagaacaaatcttgttctaacaagggaGAATCCTTCTAAGAAGGCACTTAACATGGTTATTCATgaagttgaatatccatcagaagttgctgctccaactcctccaaggaatctggctgagattcttcaagctcttgagaatggagattctgatatccctgctccggtgtatgaagaagatgcttctatgttagaagctgatgctgaaaaTCAAGCTGATGCTCAAATGATTGATGTTGCTGTTGAGCATGATACTCCTCTGAATGAtggctgtgaagcttcttctggtgaaccttcAGTTCTGGTGAACGCTATGAAGgcccttcaacagaatcaagcagaTCTTGCTTCTCATTTGGACAAGCATGAAGAAACTCACAATGAGTTTATatcattcatgaagacgcagactgaaagcacttctgagattcaaagcCTTCTAGCCAAGATAGTCTctaggctaggctagtcgtagtcttttggtcttagttgtttcttgttcttgcatctgttttcttgcatctgcttctatcttttttgtatcttctgatatatcttttgatgaatcaatgaaactctatcttctctcattttgtttgttttctcatctgaatctttttatgctttttgatgttatgacaaaaagggggagaaacgggATAATTGATGTGGTttactatatcagttgctgggattaagtctcaacattcctaacactatttgcaagttctatgtctttgagattttttgcaggatcgaagatattctgaaaaagctcaacatgagaagcaaatacatggggaaaatcaattctgtaaagaaacatgcttttggaaattgaagcaagcttagtgctgtgaagcttcaagataagaggcaagaagaaagaatgttctgatattctcgtggcagaatatgctcaaACACATTCTTGTCtatcttatgttctgattcattcatgctctgactgttTGTGTCTAGTTTGTttttgaaacatttcaggatgtaaagatgctctgatgatgctctaatacattcaagaatgttctgatacaatcaagcatgttAGGAATcaaggagaaattcaaagctctgaagttgtcctatggaagcaagaagcagaagctatgaatgttctgaagttctaggaaaatgtgaacgtctcgactgaaatgaaaaatactcagggaagtcttttatttaaatttcttctagtatttatttcagggggagattgttaatctcagggggagacatattcacacactatgtttatatgcttatgctataactgtgtaattgtttttggtcatctgatattctgattgcaaattcatatcaattatatatgtttttgtcatcataaaaaagggggagattgttagaacaagaattgttctgatcaatattcttagttttgatgataacattatatatgaattttatataagacaatgtggtactctaatcctatgcattttccatttcaggaaatatataaagagtatgcacaattcagcgcaagaagcactgactcagaaggttcaagtatgcaacatgagaacatgctctagcaagacatcagaagatggtcaagcataaccagaacatggtctatggagcatcagaagaacttgagattagaagcagaagcactgatgttcttatggtatcacgctagaagcacttcaaggtcagaagacaagaagatgctctgcaccaagctgaaagACTCTGATATttaaacgttgtatctacaaagatcagatcagaagcaagtacaagatgacaaactacgctgactgacaaaaggaacgttataagctattaaaggcaaagtcagtaaaagcaggaaaagcaaggctcgaggtagttgacaaaagagtgaaacattaaatgcaatgttgtacagaccacgcaacgcattaaatgctcccaacggtcatcttctcaaaatgtctataaatagtgaagttctgatcagaagcacgGTTACCAATTCACGAACAACTTTTTcatacttgctgaaacgctgttgaattaaagagctatcaaacttcatcttcaacctcacttcactgtaatatcttagtgagatttaagcttagaacttaagagaaatatcacagttgtgattatagcttattaagaagcattgtaatactcttgtaagaacttgtttacattaacttgtaacggtatctagagaagatcaaggtgtgatcggattctctaagaagtcttagaaggtatctaagcattgtgttcctagagtgatcaagttgtgatcagtatactctagaagacttagaagatatctaagtggaaaaccattgtaatcaaggttgattaatagattaaatcctcaagtgaggtaaatcactctaaagggttggactggagtagtttcgttaacaacgaaccaggataaaaatcattctgcaattgtttttatcttaagagtttttaaagatacacttattcaacccccccccccccccttttctaagtgtttttctatccttcagtttcaACCCATTAACTCCCAACTCACAAATAAGACATAAAGTACTAAATAGAAGTTGGGCGATGTCACATGTCATATGCGAAGGTAAGCTTATGTCCCCCGTGCGTTTTAGGGTTTAACGTGTCAAGCATAATCTGAGCCATTAACAATACTTTCCTGACCATGAACAAAGAATCTCAAGTCTCACTGATTGATTGGCTATGTCCCATAATTAAAGAGATAACTCATTCACTACCTCACTACTTAGTCAAAGCTTTTGACTATTTTAAAGTTATATACAAAAGAATCAGTCTGTCTCTAAGAAGGAGCAGAGCTATAAATACCTAACTCAATAATCATGTCGATCCATCACATATTCATATAACATAAACCTAAATGCTTTAGCTTAATTAATCACAAACATAATCAACTCTACTGTACTTATAAGTTTTAAAAGTGAGAGATTGagcttaatattttatatttcacAACAACTAGCATCACATAATGTCTTCTACATAGCATAAAAATGCATCATATATTACCAACATTACATAAACCCATGCTAACAAGTACCAAAAAGTTAATTTAAAAAGAGGAAACAAAAATAAGCAAAATAGATTAAACGAAAATTGAAGTTAAATTATCTTTGGCAATGAGCATGAAACAATTCTCTACTAAAGTTTCATTCAGTTCCAACAACTCTAATCACAACTCTTCTTAAtgacatttaaatttttttataattcatgCTTCCACCTATATAGATAAAGATGAATAACTTTatgtttctttcatttttcaatcTATTTAAAGAAATAATTGCATTGTCCATCATtctgaataaaaattaatattgtaACATACACAATTATTGTTCATACCTAATAACTTAACAGAAAGATTGGATTGTCCAACTTTATTCAAATTATAAGATTTATTTACCTCAACAAAATTTAGGAGATAACTTTccgaaaaaaaaatccaaataaccatgtttaataatttatttacaccaaaaactatgttttcggcaaaattacctgtatgaccaggtttcagaggtggtctccacataggagccacctctgGTGGCGCCAAAGAACAAAACCCCATAACCtatgcgccacctggggtggcgccaaTGAGCATTTTGTACCTTCAAGCCACCTTGGGTGGCGCATACATGCAttcccccttttttttttttttttgtttctatatattataattatatattatatatattaattatattttgtttttgatttttttaaaattattttaacataattaaaaaaacaattaaataaataattagacacgtattgtttaataatataattagggaAGAAACAGTACAAATACGAGAAATGCAGaaacaacattacaaatacggaAAGTACGggacaaacattacaaatacgaaaaaaagagaatatttttaaaacatggaTATTATGCTATTCATGACCCCTCGGACCACGACCCCTCCGACCCAGACCATGACCCCTCCGACCGCCAGTTCCGCAATCTGGAACTGTTCAAATCTGGTTGGAAGGATCTCGAAGACCCACTTCTCCACGACCCCCCCTATTCCTTGGTTGTCCTTGTTGTGTCTAGGTAGGTGGGCCTCGTattagcccctccatgcgctcgttggacatgtattcttgtatgttgctgtcaaatagtcgggtccccatgccctcaaagatttgtcttggcggtggagttgcgtcacatggtcggtaaaacccagcgcttgattgaccttggaaaaatggcattgtttgttggggtgtggtgtacccatattgttggtgttgtgaaAGTTGGGGTGTGGAGTAGCCATGTTGCTGGTATTGTGACGATTGAGTGATCATTTGCTCGTTTGGGTTGTAATCGTCATCTAGACCCATGTCGGGGCTGGGTTGCCTATTGGAGTTGGAGGGGCCGGCGTCgccgtgttgttgggtgaagccccatgattgttgttggatgggttgcctagtggaggTGGAGGGGTCGGCGTCgtagtgttgttgggtgaagcttGCAATGGGTGGTGTATCCCAAATTTTTTACCAATATCGATTTCTTCGTGGGGACAACCCGGTCAAGTTTATCCAAGTTGAGatcaaagatgatgaagacatGCAGAATATGTTCGCCAATCATGAGTATTCTGGTTACGACTGCATAGAACTGTATGTTACTCTACCAGAAGTTCAACCAACACAAATGGTTGAGTCACAAGTCATTGACGCACTTGAAGACGAGCAAGCAGAGGTCGACGttgtagatgaagaagaagaagcaccggaAATAGAAGTTGATAACTTGGTCAACGAGGAAAGTGAGGACGAACCAGAAGTTGTTGTACCACCAGATCAAGTGCATATGCCTCCAGCGCACATGAGGAACTTAAATTTTGATGGGGATGACAAACCATCGACTGATATTTTCTATGATTCATACACTCAAACAGATCAACGGTTAAAAGTAGGAGACAAATTtcgttctaaggaggcatgtatcATGGCCATAAAAAGATTTCATATGGCAAACAATGTTGATTTTAGAGTTGACCGCGCCAACGTTGAGAGGTACAAAATTTATTGTAGAAACGCTGattgtggattcaggttgcatgcatcatacaggaagagaagtgattCATGGGTTATAGGATATATTTCCCAAGATCACACGTGTGTTAACACAAATGTTTCACAAGATCACCGTAAGCTAAGTTATGACATTATTTGTCAAGAAATCTTGCCTTTAGTTGAAAAAGATCCATCTTTAAAGGTGAAAACGCTAATCTCTCATATCGTTGCAACATACAATTACACTCCGTCTTATAGAAAGGCGTGGCTGGCGAAGACCAAAGCGATCGAAATTGTGTATGGAAATTGGGAGGATTCGTACAAACGACTCCCACATTTCTTATATGCGCTTCAACTTTATGCTCCTGAAACCATTACTATTTTAGAGACCCTTCCTGCGCAATCTCCAGACGGAACATGCCTTCAAGGAAATGTGATATTCCACAGGCTTTTCTGGGCTTTCCGCCCATGTGTTCAAGGATTTTCATATtgcaaaccaattcttcaaatagaTGGAACTTGGTTGTACAGAAAATATAAAGGCACCATGTTGATGGCTGTGGCTTAAGATGGAAATAGTAACATCTTTCCTGTAGCATTCGATCTTGTGGAAGGAGAAACTGCTGgaggttggggtttctttctcagaaatcttcgggcacacgttgccccccaacctggactttgcttgatttcagacagacatgcttccatcgagagtgcgtacaacaatccagcaaacgggtGGCAAAACCCAACATCAACGCATGTTTACTGTATTAGACACATTGCCCAAAATTTCATGCGAGAGATAAAGGACAGGGCTCTTCGGAAGACTCTTGTCAATGCCGGATATGCATTGACTCAACCGACGTTCCAATATTATCGACATGAAATTGTAgcggcaaatccagatgcaggcagaTGGGTAGACAATCTTGCTAGAGAGAAATGGACCAGATCATACGACAACAGGAAGCGATGGGGGCACATGACTACGAATCTTGTGAAGTCTATGAACGGGGTGTTTAAGAGCATCAGACACCTTCCGATTACTGCCTTGGTGGAagcaacatactataggatggCTTCTCTTTTCACAAGAAGAGGTGAGCGTTGGAATGCAGTTCTAGAATCCGGACAAGTATTCAGCGAAACATGTgtcaaattcatgaaagagcaatctgccaaagccaacagccacattgtgacatctttcgatcgattcaatcggaccttcagtgttaaagaaacaattgaccataacGAGGGCCTTCCGAGACAACAATACAGGGTTCTTATAGAGGAAGGGTGGTGCGATTGcggaaagtttcaagcctttcgcatgccatgctctcatgtaattgcagcatgttcgtatgcgcatcaagatccgttagcacttttatctcccatttacaaggcgGATACCTTGCTCGGAGTGTACAACAACGCATTTCAAGTGATGAcaaaggaggattattggcctgcgtatgaaggggacgtggtttggcataatgacaacatgcggagaaagaaaagaggtcgcccgaacagcacccggatcacaaccgagatggatcatgagaaaatgatacgaaagtgtagcatatatcgtgaagtcgggcacaatagaaatacctgtcctaaccgtggatcaaattccaccaacaattagttgtatgtcatttgtatttttattgataatgtatttgtatttgtatttgtatttgtatttgtgtttgtatttctattggttatgtatttgtattatcctttattaaatcaactagttatgtATTTGTCTCGTAGTGAAATTGTCTTTATGGCCCATACTGCCACTCTTtattttggacagtcaaatacgcatgcgttcgtctagtcccatcaagtcagtcattgatcagtgtgtctgcatttatcatacatattaggcgtgcttgtaaacagtacACAACATCACTCCTTTTctacccactactattataaattagggttCCCAGGGTTGAGTTTATACACAGAAACACAAACACCAAACACCAACACACAAACACAACAATGTCTCgcattaggccagatggatgtcaccggacaaCAGAGCCCCCGCCCCGAAGATCAACATGGCGTATCGAACCGGAACCAGAGTATCGCAGAAGGACCGGACATGTCATATACTCTGctgtcaaacctcccatgcaggtgatgttttggaatatcagatccgtcgagcaactcaagaggactcttaTGTCTTTTTTAGATGGGGAGTACGAAtctagagaacagatcagaagcatcaagaggcttaaaacaagggccgATGCTGTGACTGGAGCAGTGGTAAGTTTCTGGGATAACGTGGAATACGACAATGATTGAATTCAAATGATGTATGGGcccaatgacattgttttaaccgtagtgatttcttagatgttttagtttatctttttctgttggttattttctatgtacattttatttaatgaatgaatttcTGTTTTCCATGAACGCTCGAGTTATTTTCTGCTAtaatttaatacatatatattttataaatatgttaaaataacaacaattataaaaataaaataaaatttttaaaaaaatatatgtataaaaaaaaaaggGGAATGCACATAGGCGCCACCTTGGGTGgcttgaaagaagaaaatgaacattggcgccacctggggtggcgcatagGTTAAGGGGAATTCTTCTTTGGCGCCACcagaggtggctcctatgtggagaccacctctgaaacctggtcatacaCGTAATTTTGAAGTCATAAACAGTTGAATTGTTACCAATAATTTCTCCGTTGGACACGAAAGAAAGAAACATATTAAAGTTgttgtttttgaattttgaaaaaaaggtttgaaaatttaatttttccGCCGAAGAAATGACTGTCTTCGTCAAGTACTACGCTGCTTTCTTTAAGACATTTTGCAGTACTGTCCAAAATTGTGCAAGCGGGATATCACTCATGAATTTCCCAAGATAAAATAGGGGCGCCATAACTCCCATTTCTCCTCGCGAGTGTTAGGCTCAACTACATTATCACTAGCATCGCAATCCCTAAGGAATACCATGTACTTAGTAGAAAGTAAAAAGACAAAAAATGGGGGGAATAAAGTACCTGTTGTAAGGCTTCGTGAAATGGCGAAGAAAAGTGAGTTCGTATGAGAAGGAGAAGTAACAAGATGAAATATTTTTAAGGGAAACGATTATAAGAAAATGTATGAAGAAAATGGGAATTATCACTAGCCTATGTAGCCATTATTAACACATACCCATCATTAGCATGATAAAGCATCAAGGACTCTACTCGTGATCATGCAAATCAATGGATGACTCAGATTAACTGGTTCTTCCCAAGGCATTTTAATCCATTTCCGTCATTAATGACTCGCTTAATCTTCTAGTTAGACCCTTTGATCAGAAAGTTAATTGTCCACACCATTTAGACGAACTCGATCAAATTCAATCTTAAGTCCATAAATAACATTACTCTTGCATCAGACATTGTCCTCAACTACTTTGCCCTTTCAAGTCTCGTGTTTGAGGGACTATGGACTGTCATGTTTCTCCCTtaattgtaacgccccgaatttaattaattatttaattaaattgatcaagaatttattcgttggaattagtcgaagtcgggATTTGTCGGTATTATTCTAAGGCGTGATTTGGATTAATGTATTGATTTGTGTagttaagttgtggtcggattagtcggaggACTATGAATTCGCGAGTCCATATATttaagttatggatcgatggtagatgtggaatattattggaaataatattcggttatgttgtgtggttatttatttatgtgtgttatttggcttaattgagtaatcagagagatattatgaattgggcctaagtggaaggAATATAACACAAgggatggattatgggttaagcccattagtgagaatgaATAGTAAAAGTTGGGGTTTTAGAGGTTTGGTCTCACAacttattttgtgaaaaaaagaagaaaacgaagagaaagaagggaagaaagaaaaaagctatggcatgaagagagaAATGAATCCATTGAATATgaggcttttgctaaggtaagggtggggttcttactctctaagggttggcatgatgatgggtatgatAGAAGTTAGGTCTCATAATTGGAATCCATGAATGTGTGAAGAATCGCAATGTTGATGAATGTTCAAAATTGGTAAATGGTTTGCTGAGAATTTGATGTATTATTAGAGGTTTAAATGAGTGGATGATATTGTGAATTATGTTCAACCTTTAACCTTTCAATTTCATAGTTTTGTATTGTTAGGTTTATGATGAAAATGCATAAATTTGTGATTAGAAATGTGTTTTGATTGATGTTTGATGGTAGATTTCGTGTTTATACATGTTTAATTGCTGTTTAGAATGAGTTTTGGGTGGGTAAATGATGATTACGCAGGTCTGTTGCTGCTATCATTTTTTTTGCAAAATCGTGCTCCCGCTAAGCGGACGTGGGTTCGCTAAGCGGATGTTGTTTCATCTGGAAAAATAAagaggctcgctaagcggagcctgTTTCGTAAAAAGTGTCTGTCACACGCCGCTTGAAGCGTGCTTGTTGAATTTCAATGAGCATAAGCGTGCTTGaaggtcgctaagcggaccttgcTGTGCAAAACttgtccaaactttgaaatgatgtatcttttgatccgtaactccgttttatacgccgttttAAGCGTTGGGAAGCTAATGAAATTATATATATGATAGAAGTATAATGGTTAGCATATAATGAATAAATTATGATGTtgttaacatgtaattatgtatacGTGCGTTATAACTTGATAATTTGTGAATAACATTGTGATGGCATGTTATGTGGTGTAATATTCAAtgatgttttgtgatgatgaatgCTTTGTGTATGTTTGTATGCCGTGAAGATGTAGTTGAGATGCAATGCCTTAATATGAATAGTAATGAtagtttgttgttgttgctattgtacgtattgatatgtatgagtcgataaagatgttgtatgctatatgcgattaattgtgcgtatttgatatgtatgagtcgatgaTGATGTcatgtgatgaattaacaatatatatgaatgtgttgatgttgttgttgttaagaaGATGAAtcattgatgtttgttgttaacatgatggaCTCTTCGTTGTTGtcgtaacatgatgaatttgttgttgttgttgctagtgTGTGgaatttgttgttattgttgtagaccctatggtcaaatATTGATGAATGTACTGTGATGTATTTGTGAAGTGAAGTAttgatgtatgatgatgcaacatgtaacacccgtatattttaatttttaatttaaatagaaatttaattaataattagaattatatgtggtttgagggatttaattggaaaaagaTGGtctatggtgttgggccatgtgtgatgttaaggaatgagggggtgttatgttagtaaaggtcttattccaattaaagtttattttataaaataataagaattgggaataagggaaaggaacgtgaaaagcagagcagaagagatgaggaattggaacacgaagaacgtgaaagaggagcaatggagggagagaccaatcaagaactcttggctaaggtaaggggggactctccggttatcatctatt contains:
- the LOC131604100 gene encoding uncharacterized protein LOC131604100 — protein: MGGVSQIFYQYRFLRGDNPVKFIQVEIKDDEDMQNMFANHEYSGYDCIELYVTLPEVQPTQMVESQVIDALEDEQAEVDVVDEEEEAPEIEVDNLVNEESEDEPEVVVPPDQVHMPPAHMRNLNFDGDDKPSTDIFYDSYTQTDQRLKVGDKFRSKEACIMAIKRFHMANNVDFRVDRANVERYKIYCRNADCGFRLHASYRKRSDSWVIGYISQDHTCVNTNVSQDHRKLSYDIICQEILPLVEKDPSLKVKTLISHIVATYNYTPSYRKAWLAKTKAIEIVYGNWEDSYKRLPHFLYALQLYAPETITILETLPAQSPDGTCLQGNVIFHRLFWAFRPCVQGFSYCKPILQIDGTWLYRKYKGTMLMAVA